CCCGTTCCGACGGGAACAAAAAGGCCCTGGCCGAGGCACGACGCCGCGTCGCCGCCGTGATCGGCGCCGCGCCCGAGGAGATCTACTTCACCGGCAGCGGGTCGGAGGCCGACAACTGGGCCCTCAAGGGCGCCGCCTTCTCGCCCCGCCGCAGGGGGAAACACGTCGTCACCACGGCCGTGGAGCACAAGGCCATCCTCGAGACGGGCCATTTCCTGGAGCGCAACGGCTTCGACGTGACCTACCTCCCCGTCGACGGGAAAGGGCTCGTCAGGCTTGACGACGTGAAGGCGGCCCTTCGGGACGACACGGTCCTTCTTTCCGTCATGTTCGCCAACAACGAGGTGGGAGCCGTCCAGCCCGTCGCCGAGCTGGGAGCCCTCTGCCGGGAGAGGGGAATCCTCTTCCACACCGACGCCGTCCAGGCCGCCACCCACCTTTCCATCGACGTCGAGGCCATGAAGATCGACCTTCTCTCCATGGCGGCCCACAAGTTCTACGGCCCCAAGGGGGTCGGAGCCCTCTACATCCGCAGGGGCGTCGTCCTGGACAATCTCGTCCACGGCGGCGGCCAGGAGAAGGGGCGCCGGGCCGGGACGGAGAACGTCCCCCTCATCGTCGGGATGGGGAAGGCGGCCGAAATGGCCATGGCCGAGATGGAGGTTGAGAGAGGACGCATCGCCTCCCTGAGGGACGATCTCATCGCCAAGCTCCGTCGGGCCATCCCCTACGCCCGCCTCAACGGCCCCGAGGGAGAAAGCCGCCTGCCGAACAACGTCAACATGAGCTTCATCGGCGTCGAGGGCGAGACGCTCCTTCTCGACCTCGATCTGGCGGGGATCTCGGCCTCGACGGGAAGCGCCTGCGCCTCGGCCTCTCTCGAACCCTCCCACGTCCTCATGGCCATGGGACTCTCCCACGAGGAGGCCCACGGCTCGGTGCGGCTCACGCTCGGGAGGCGCACCACGATCGCCGAGATCGACGCCGTCGTGACGGCCCTGACGGAGATCGTCGCCCGGAGACGGGCCATGTCCCCCCTCTGGGAGGACTTTCTGAAGACGAAGGAGGCCTGAGAGCCATGCTTTACAGCGAAATCGTCATGGACCACTTCCGCAATCCCCGCAACGTGGGAGAGATCGAGGACGCCGACGGCATCGGCGAGGTGGGCAACGCCAGGTGCGGCGACATCATGAAGATGTACATCAAAGTCGACGACGACCGCATCGTCGACGTCAAGTTCAAGACCTTCGGCTGCGCCTCGGCCATCGCCTCGTCGAGCATGGCCACGGAGATGATCCTGGGCAAAACGATCGGCGAGGCCTGGGAGCTCTCGAACCGGGCCGTGGCCCAGGCCCTGGACGGCCTGCCTCCGGTGAAGATGCACTGCTCCGTCCTGGCCGAGGAGGCCATCCACAAGGCCATCAACGACTACCGGCGCCGCAGGGGCCTCGAGGCCTGGGAGGAGAAGAGCCACGACGACCTCGTCGAGGGGCACAGCCATCAGGGCTGCGGCATGTGAAGAATCCCGTGCCTGTTGCCGGGAACATCTTCGGCGGCAGGCACGCAGGAAGACCGGGTGCGACACCCCCTTCAGCTGCCGTCTTCGTAGGACTTCCGGGACGGGCCCGGCCCTTTGCAAAAACTTTTTTCAAAACCTGGTTCCTGCGGTGATCGGAACGATTCTGAAACCATGACACAAAGGCACGTTCGTTTCGGAAGGCCGGCAAAGCCCGTTCGCTAAGCCTTGCAATCACCGAGGCATCGGGGTACCCGAAACCCATGGGGCCGCGCTGAAGCTGGCGAAAAAGCCCGACGCTGACACCTGGCGAAAGACACAGGATCTTTCCCCTGTCAGTCGGCGATAGGGTCCACAGAAAGCCACTAGATTAAGAAAAAATTCATATTCTCGTTCAATCGATCTTCTCGCTGGAATGACACCTGATATTTTGAATTCCCATCGAAGAGGTTTAGGCGACCACCGCCTAAACCTCTTCGATGTTTTATCGCCATTGCTTACGGAGCGGAATACCACAGAAGCGCCCGTCCGCCCACGAGGCGGCCGTGGAAAGCAGAGAAAGGCACCTCGGACCCACGCCGACGAGGTCATGCGAGCGGACCTCGAAGCAGCGAACCCGACAGAGTTTATCTTGACGGACCTGCGGGTTCAGCACAAAGATCAACTCTGGTCAAAAAGTCGATTTTGTGCTAAAATAAAGAAAGATCATTCTATTTAAAGGTTAAAAAATTGAAAGGGGATGTTTTTATGGTTCGAATCATTAAGATCCTGTCTGTCTTTTTGGCCCTCCTGTTGGCGGCAGGGGCCCTTCCCGTCTCGGCCGATTCTCCGGAGGAGCGGATCTCCGGCTCCGTCAAAACCCTCAGAGCGATGATCCAGCAACAGGACGTGGAGCAAATGGCTCATCTGCTCTCCAACGCCCGAGGCGTCGTCATCTTTCCCGCCGTCTATAAGGCCGGATTCGTCTTCGGCGGTCGTTACGGCGAGGGACTCCTCCTCAAGTACGATCCCAAGACGCGGCGCTGGTACGGCCCCAGCTTCATGACCATAGCCGGAGCCTCCTGGGGGCTCCAGATCGGCGTCCAATCGACGGCCCTCGTCCTGGTCATCACCAATGATCGGGGGATGGAGGGCTTCATCGGCAACAAGGTGACGCTGGGCGGCGATTTCGCCGTCGCCGCCGGACCCGTCGGACGAAGCGCGCAAGCCGCCACGGACGGCAAGTTCGAGGCTTCCATCTACAGCTACTCCATGAGCAAGGGGCTCTTCGCCGGACTCTCCCTGGAGGGAGCCGCCGTCAGCGTCGACGAGAACGCCAATCGCGCCTATTGGGGAAGCCCTATGACCTCCCG
The DNA window shown above is from Aminithiophilus ramosus and carries:
- a CDS encoding lipid-binding SYLF domain-containing protein, coding for MVRIIKILSVFLALLLAAGALPVSADSPEERISGSVKTLRAMIQQQDVEQMAHLLSNARGVVIFPAVYKAGFVFGGRYGEGLLLKYDPKTRRWYGPSFMTIAGASWGLQIGVQSTALVLVITNDRGMEGFIGNKVTLGGDFAVAAGPVGRSAQAATDGKFEASIYSYSMSKGLFAGLSLEGAAVSVDENANRAYWGSPMTSRQAMDKRATSSKMQALLKELNALIRKAK
- the nifS gene encoding cysteine desulfurase NifS, which produces MKAGIYMDYAATTFAAPEVVEAMMPYFTDSFENPSSLYSRSDGNKKALAEARRRVAAVIGAAPEEIYFTGSGSEADNWALKGAAFSPRRRGKHVVTTAVEHKAILETGHFLERNGFDVTYLPVDGKGLVRLDDVKAALRDDTVLLSVMFANNEVGAVQPVAELGALCRERGILFHTDAVQAATHLSIDVEAMKIDLLSMAAHKFYGPKGVGALYIRRGVVLDNLVHGGGQEKGRRAGTENVPLIVGMGKAAEMAMAEMEVERGRIASLRDDLIAKLRRAIPYARLNGPEGESRLPNNVNMSFIGVEGETLLLDLDLAGISASTGSACASASLEPSHVLMAMGLSHEEAHGSVRLTLGRRTTIAEIDAVVTALTEIVARRRAMSPLWEDFLKTKEA
- the nifU gene encoding Fe-S cluster assembly scaffold protein NifU; translated protein: MLYSEIVMDHFRNPRNVGEIEDADGIGEVGNARCGDIMKMYIKVDDDRIVDVKFKTFGCASAIASSSMATEMILGKTIGEAWELSNRAVAQALDGLPPVKMHCSVLAEEAIHKAINDYRRRRGLEAWEEKSHDDLVEGHSHQGCGM